In one window of Lynx canadensis isolate LIC74 chromosome A3, mLynCan4.pri.v2, whole genome shotgun sequence DNA:
- the LOC115510830 gene encoding interleukin-36 gamma-like isoform X5, translating into MLEFKVNKPQTGEVSDLNQQVWILQDQTIVTVPRTDSVTPVTVTVVPCKYPEYLEQGRGIPIYMGIENPEMCLSCEDIGGQPTLQLKEEEILDLYNEVAPVEPFLFYHSKDGRTSTFESVAFPGWFIASSEIRHPLFLTSDLGGKNNVNFNLSINA; encoded by the exons TGAATAAACCTCAGACCGGGGAGGTCTCTGACTTGAATCAGCAGGTGTGGATCCTGCAGGATCAGACCATTGTGACAGTTCCACGGACTGACAGTGTGACTCCAG TCACTGTCACTGTTGTCCCATGCAAGTATCCAGAGTATCTTGAGCAAGGCAGAGGGATTCCCATTTATATgggaatagagaatccagaaatgtgTCTGTCTTGTGAGGACATAGGAGGGCAGCCCACATTGCAACTGAAG GAGGAGGAGATACTGGATCTGTACAACGAAGTCGCGCCCGTGGAGCCCTTCCTCTTCTACCACTCAAAAGATGGCAGGACCTCCACCTTCGAGTCCGTGGCGTTCCCTGGCTGGTTCATCGCCTCCTCTGAGATCCGCCATCCCCTCTTCCTCACTTCAGACCTGGGGGGAAAGAACAATGTTAACTTCAATTTAAGTATCAATGCTTGA
- the LOC115510830 gene encoding interleukin-36 gamma-like isoform X4 — protein MTCIRGVPFCGEPYTAVNKPQTGEVSDLNQQVWILQDQTIVTVPRTDSVTPVTVTVVPCKYPEYLEQGRGIPIYMGIENPEMCLSCEDIGGQPTLQLKEEEILDLYNEVAPVEPFLFYHSKDGRTSTFESVAFPGWFIASSEIRHPLFLTSDLGGKNNVNFNLSINA, from the exons ATGACATGCATTCGAGGAGTCCCTTTCTGTGGAGAACCCTATACAGCAG TGAATAAACCTCAGACCGGGGAGGTCTCTGACTTGAATCAGCAGGTGTGGATCCTGCAGGATCAGACCATTGTGACAGTTCCACGGACTGACAGTGTGACTCCAG TCACTGTCACTGTTGTCCCATGCAAGTATCCAGAGTATCTTGAGCAAGGCAGAGGGATTCCCATTTATATgggaatagagaatccagaaatgtgTCTGTCTTGTGAGGACATAGGAGGGCAGCCCACATTGCAACTGAAG GAGGAGGAGATACTGGATCTGTACAACGAAGTCGCGCCCGTGGAGCCCTTCCTCTTCTACCACTCAAAAGATGGCAGGACCTCCACCTTCGAGTCCGTGGCGTTCCCTGGCTGGTTCATCGCCTCCTCTGAGATCCGCCATCCCCTCTTCCTCACTTCAGACCTGGGGGGAAAGAACAATGTTAACTTCAATTTAAGTATCAATGCTTGA
- the LOC115510831 gene encoding interleukin-36 beta-like isoform X1, translated as MQLEHLLWIQGKKHLLDKGSSEANMATPQAVDYSRIFGVHDSLQMVWVLNGNSLITAPFNNNVSPVSLDLMTCMDKEFHDAGKGNPVYLGIKNNHLCLFCGEIQGQPTLQLKEKNIMDVHNKKKAQKPFLFFHNKEGSTSTFQSVSYPDWFIATSKTAGQPVILTKERGKDYITNFYLEPQD; from the exons ATGCAGCTAGAACATTTACTTTGGATCCAGGGGAAAAAGCATCTCTTGGACAAAG GAAGCTCTGAAGCCAACATGGCCACCCCCCAAG CGGTAGACTATTCCAGAATCTTTGGTGTTCATGATTCTCTACAGATGGTGTGGGTCCTGAATGGAAATTCTTTAATAACAGCTCCTTTTAACAACAATGTCAGTCCTG TCAGTCTTGACTTAATGACATGTATGGACAAAGAATTCCATGATGCAGGAAAAGGCAATCCAGTTTACTTGGGAATCAAGAACAACCATCTTTGTCTTTTCTGTGGAGAAATTCAGGGCCAGCCAACTTTACAGCTTAAG GAGAAAAATATCATGGATGTACACAACAAGAAGAAAGCACAgaagccttttctctttttccataataaGGAGGGCTCCACCTCCACTTTTCAGTCCGTCTCCTACCCTGACTGGTTCATAGCGACTTCCAAAACAGCAGGACAGCCTGTCATTCTCAccaaggagaggggcaaagatTACATCACTAACTTCTATCTAGAGCCTCAGGACTAA
- the LOC115510830 gene encoding interleukin-36 gamma-like isoform X2 codes for MIATPHPARCGDNPIMTCIRGVPFCGEPYTAVNKPQTGEVSDLNQQVWILQDQTIVTVPRTDSVTPVTVTVVPCKYPEYLEQGRGIPIYMGIENPEMCLSCEDIGGQPTLQLKEEEILDLYNEVAPVEPFLFYHSKDGRTSTFESVAFPGWFIASSEIRHPLFLTSDLGGKNNVNFNLSINA; via the exons ATGATTGCCACACCCCACCCAGCCAG GTGTGGAGACAATCCCATTATGACATGCATTCGAGGAGTCCCTTTCTGTGGAGAACCCTATACAGCAG TGAATAAACCTCAGACCGGGGAGGTCTCTGACTTGAATCAGCAGGTGTGGATCCTGCAGGATCAGACCATTGTGACAGTTCCACGGACTGACAGTGTGACTCCAG TCACTGTCACTGTTGTCCCATGCAAGTATCCAGAGTATCTTGAGCAAGGCAGAGGGATTCCCATTTATATgggaatagagaatccagaaatgtgTCTGTCTTGTGAGGACATAGGAGGGCAGCCCACATTGCAACTGAAG GAGGAGGAGATACTGGATCTGTACAACGAAGTCGCGCCCGTGGAGCCCTTCCTCTTCTACCACTCAAAAGATGGCAGGACCTCCACCTTCGAGTCCGTGGCGTTCCCTGGCTGGTTCATCGCCTCCTCTGAGATCCGCCATCCCCTCTTCCTCACTTCAGACCTGGGGGGAAAGAACAATGTTAACTTCAATTTAAGTATCAATGCTTGA
- the LOC115510830 gene encoding interleukin-36 gamma-like isoform X3: MMDQPTGKCGDNPIMTCIRGVPFCGEPYTAVNKPQTGEVSDLNQQVWILQDQTIVTVPRTDSVTPVTVTVVPCKYPEYLEQGRGIPIYMGIENPEMCLSCEDIGGQPTLQLKEEEILDLYNEVAPVEPFLFYHSKDGRTSTFESVAFPGWFIASSEIRHPLFLTSDLGGKNNVNFNLSINA, encoded by the exons GTGTGGAGACAATCCCATTATGACATGCATTCGAGGAGTCCCTTTCTGTGGAGAACCCTATACAGCAG TGAATAAACCTCAGACCGGGGAGGTCTCTGACTTGAATCAGCAGGTGTGGATCCTGCAGGATCAGACCATTGTGACAGTTCCACGGACTGACAGTGTGACTCCAG TCACTGTCACTGTTGTCCCATGCAAGTATCCAGAGTATCTTGAGCAAGGCAGAGGGATTCCCATTTATATgggaatagagaatccagaaatgtgTCTGTCTTGTGAGGACATAGGAGGGCAGCCCACATTGCAACTGAAG GAGGAGGAGATACTGGATCTGTACAACGAAGTCGCGCCCGTGGAGCCCTTCCTCTTCTACCACTCAAAAGATGGCAGGACCTCCACCTTCGAGTCCGTGGCGTTCCCTGGCTGGTTCATCGCCTCCTCTGAGATCCGCCATCCCCTCTTCCTCACTTCAGACCTGGGGGGAAAGAACAATGTTAACTTCAATTTAAGTATCAATGCTTGA
- the LOC115510831 gene encoding interleukin-36 beta-like isoform X2, with amino-acid sequence MATPQAVDYSRIFGVHDSLQMVWVLNGNSLITAPFNNNVSPVSLDLMTCMDKEFHDAGKGNPVYLGIKNNHLCLFCGEIQGQPTLQLKEKNIMDVHNKKKAQKPFLFFHNKEGSTSTFQSVSYPDWFIATSKTAGQPVILTKERGKDYITNFYLEPQD; translated from the exons ATGGCCACCCCCCAAG CGGTAGACTATTCCAGAATCTTTGGTGTTCATGATTCTCTACAGATGGTGTGGGTCCTGAATGGAAATTCTTTAATAACAGCTCCTTTTAACAACAATGTCAGTCCTG TCAGTCTTGACTTAATGACATGTATGGACAAAGAATTCCATGATGCAGGAAAAGGCAATCCAGTTTACTTGGGAATCAAGAACAACCATCTTTGTCTTTTCTGTGGAGAAATTCAGGGCCAGCCAACTTTACAGCTTAAG GAGAAAAATATCATGGATGTACACAACAAGAAGAAAGCACAgaagccttttctctttttccataataaGGAGGGCTCCACCTCCACTTTTCAGTCCGTCTCCTACCCTGACTGGTTCATAGCGACTTCCAAAACAGCAGGACAGCCTGTCATTCTCAccaaggagaggggcaaagatTACATCACTAACTTCTATCTAGAGCCTCAGGACTAA